The nucleotide window ATCAGTTTCAAATGATGTTGCTTCAAAGCAAAACAATGGTTTAACGGCATTAGTTGATGAAAATAAATTAAATCCTCAAATAAAAGAGTCTTTAAAAGGAAAAAAAGAGGGTGAGATAGTAAAAGTAACTTTAAAAGATTTAGGAACACAAATTTTATATATAGAAAAATTTATTCCAGAAAAAGTTGCAACATTTGAAGAATCAAAAGATGCTTTAATAAATTTAGCAAAGAAAAAAGCTTTATTGAGAGAGATTGAATTATTATCAAAATAAAAAATGAAATATATAAATTTTTTATTAGTAATTTTTCTTTTAACAGGTTGTATAAAAGATATTCCAACACCAAGTGAAAGAAAAAATAGTGTTTTATCTCTTGCAACAACGAAAAATTTTGATGAAATTGATATTTCTACTTCAACTTTTTCTTTATTTTCTTTGCAAAAACCAAATATCAACTGTCAAAATAAAAATCTAAAAGTTTACATTGAAGGTGATGGTTTAGCTTGGTTATCAAGAACCATAATTTCAAAAAATCCTACACCTCTAGATTCAACAATTATAAAACTAATATTTGATGATAATAGTGAATGTAAAGTCTATCTTGCCCGACCTTGTCAATATATAGATTCAAATATATGTAATAATAGTTTTTGGACTAATAAAAGATTTTCAGATGAAGTAATAAAGAGTTTTGATGAAAGCTTAAATATATTAAAAACAAAATATAAAAATAAAAATTTCACTTTAATAGGTCATTCAGGAGGAGGTGCTGTTGCAACTATATTGGCTTCAAAAAGAAATGATGTAGATTTACTTATTACAATAGCTGGAAATTTAGATATAGAAAAATGGACTACAATGCATAAAATTTCTAAATTGGAAGGTTCTTTAAATCCAGCAGATTTTTCAAAAAATTTAGAACATATTAAACAATATCATTTAATTGGAACAAAAGATAAAATTATTCCTAAAGATATATTTTTATCTTATTATTCAAAATTTTCAAAAAAAGATAATATAAAGTATAAATATTTTGATGCTGAACATAATTGTTGTTGGGAAGATCCATATAAAAAAATATTAGAAGAATTAAAATAAATTTTAGATAAAAAAAAGTAATTTGAGAGTAATTTGTAATATATAATTAAAAAAAATTCTAAGGAAAAGTATGTATTCATTTTTAATGAACGAATCATTGAAAAATTTAATAATTCACCGCGTTGCACTTTTTAAAGCTTTAATAATCCCATTTATCTTATTAACAATGATAAATATGATTTTTGATAATTTTATGATTTATGATGAAGTACAAGGGAGATTAGTATTTGCTAATGAAGAAGAAAAATATTTAGTATATTTTCTTTTATTTTTGACTTTCTTGATTAATATCTCAATTGCAGTATCTGTACATAGAATACTTCTAATAAATGAAGATATTTCGCCATGGCAAAGTGTTAAAACAACAAAAAGAGAATGGAAATTTTTCTTTAAATCTTTTTTGATTTTTCTTTTTGGAGCTTTAACTTTTTTATTGATTTTTTTCTTTTCAACAGCCTTATTAAAAATCTTTATTGCAAATTTTACATTTCCAGTCTCTTTACTTTTATCTTTAATATTTACTCTAATAGTAATTAGCAGAATTTCTATTGTATTACCAGCAATTGCAACAGATGAAGAGCTGGGCTTTTATGAAGCTTTCTCAATTACAAAAAATTATAAATTTTTATCTTTTTACATGGTAGGAATTTTCCCTACAATTATTTCTGTATTAGTTTTTTTTGTATATGGTTTAATTATAAATTTTTTGACAGTAGTTGTTTCAAATTATTTTGAATTACTTTATTCTTTATTGAATATGTTTATTACGGCTTTTGTAATTAGTTGTTTATCTGTAACATATAAATATTTGAAAGAAGAAAGTTTGAGAAATATAGAGCAAATAGAAGAATAATTTATCTATACATAAAAATATTATTTTTATGTATAGAATTTTGTAAATTATATAAATAATACTTATTAATCATATGTAGTTAAATAGCAAAATCTTATAAATTAATTATTAATATTATATAATATAATAATTCTAATTTAGGTGTTATTTTGTTGAAAATAATTTGTTATATATTTCCCTTGGTAATTTATCTATTTGCTAAAGAACCAATATCTCCAATTCCTTTAAATATAAAGGTAAATATAGAAAAAGCAGATTTAGGAAAAGAACTTTTTTTTGATACTATTTTGTCTAAAAATAATACAATTTCTTGCCATACTTGTCATTTATTAAATCAAGGTGGAGTTGATAATCTACAGTTTTCCGTTGGCATTGATGGAAAATTAGGAAATATAAATGCACCTACCGTTTTAAACTCTATTTTTAACTTTGTACAATTTTGGGATGGAAGAGCTAAAAATCTTCATCAACAAGTATTTGGTCCAGTAACTAATCCTGTTGAGATGGATAATAACTTTGAAAATTTAATAACAAAGTTAAATAAAACTGATTATAAAAATAAATTTGAATCTATTTATAAAGATGGAATTACAAAAAATAATATTGCAGATGCAATAGCAGAATATGAAAAAACATTAATTACCCCAAATGCTCCTTTTGACAGATATTTAAGAGGGGATAAAAATGCAATTAGTGATGAAGTAAAACAAGGATATGTTTTATTTAAAACTCAAGGTTGTATTGCTTGTCATCATGGAATAAATATAGGCGGAAATTTATATGCGAAATTTGGAATTGTATCTGAACTTAAAAGTAAATCAAAAGGTAGATATGAAGTAACAAAAAATGAGTTAGATGAATATTATTTTAAAGTTCCAACTTTAAGAAATATTGAATTAACAGCACCTTATTTACACGATGGGCGAATAGATAATTTAGAGGATACTGTCAAGTTTATGGCTCATTATCAATTGGGCAAATCATTGAATGAAGATGAAGTTCAAAAGATAGTTCTATTTCTAAA belongs to Arcobacter defluvii and includes:
- a CDS encoding lipase family protein, encoding MKYINFLLVIFLLTGCIKDIPTPSERKNSVLSLATTKNFDEIDISTSTFSLFSLQKPNINCQNKNLKVYIEGDGLAWLSRTIISKNPTPLDSTIIKLIFDDNSECKVYLARPCQYIDSNICNNSFWTNKRFSDEVIKSFDESLNILKTKYKNKNFTLIGHSGGGAVATILASKRNDVDLLITIAGNLDIEKWTTMHKISKLEGSLNPADFSKNLEHIKQYHLIGTKDKIIPKDIFLSYYSKFSKKDNIKYKYFDAEHNCCWEDPYKKILEELK
- a CDS encoding cytochrome-c peroxidase, with translation MLKIICYIFPLVIYLFAKEPISPIPLNIKVNIEKADLGKELFFDTILSKNNTISCHTCHLLNQGGVDNLQFSVGIDGKLGNINAPTVLNSIFNFVQFWDGRAKNLHQQVFGPVTNPVEMDNNFENLITKLNKTDYKNKFESIYKDGITKNNIADAIAEYEKTLITPNAPFDRYLRGDKNAISDEVKQGYVLFKTQGCIACHHGINIGGNLYAKFGIVSELKSKSKGRYEVTKNELDEYYFKVPTLRNIELTAPYLHDGRIDNLEDTVKFMAHYQLGKSLNEDEVQKIVLFLKSLTGQLYNHE